Proteins encoded together in one Psychrobacter sp. 28M-43 window:
- a CDS encoding acyl-CoA dehydrogenase family protein, producing the protein MIRDKETLDHITQTIRNFVNDQLIPMEHWVAENDRLPEEIIEQMRELGLFGLTIPEEYGGLGVTMEEEVTLAFELGRTSPAFRSLIGTNNGIGSSGLVIDGTEAQKQKYLPRLASGEIIGSFCLTEPESGSDAASLKTTAIKDGDTYIINGTKRYITNAPQAGVFTVMARTDPQNKRSGGISAFIVESDTPGITLGKIDKKMGQKGAHTCDVIFDNCVVPAEALIGGVEGVGFKTAMKVLDKGRLHIAAASTGAATRMLNDALNYAVERKQFGQPIASFQLIQGMLADSKAEIYAAKSMVLDAARLRDEGKDVVTESSCAKMFATEMCGRVADRAVQIHGGAGYIADYGIERFYRDVRLYRLYEGTTQIQQVIIARNMIKEASE; encoded by the coding sequence ATGATTAGAGATAAAGAGACCCTCGACCACATCACTCAAACCATTCGTAACTTCGTTAACGATCAACTTATCCCTATGGAACATTGGGTTGCCGAAAATGACCGTCTTCCAGAAGAGATCATTGAGCAAATGCGAGAATTAGGGCTTTTTGGACTGACCATACCCGAAGAATACGGCGGACTTGGTGTCACTATGGAAGAAGAAGTCACGCTGGCATTTGAGTTAGGACGTACCTCCCCTGCGTTTCGCTCATTAATAGGGACAAATAATGGTATTGGCTCATCTGGCCTAGTGATTGATGGCACTGAAGCACAAAAGCAGAAATATCTACCTCGGTTGGCCAGTGGTGAAATCATCGGTTCATTCTGTTTGACTGAGCCGGAATCAGGATCAGATGCCGCCTCATTGAAAACGACGGCCATTAAAGATGGTGATACTTATATCATCAATGGCACCAAGCGCTATATCACAAACGCCCCGCAGGCTGGTGTATTCACTGTCATGGCACGCACCGATCCACAAAACAAACGCTCTGGCGGTATTTCGGCATTTATCGTTGAAAGCGACACACCAGGTATTACTTTGGGCAAAATTGACAAAAAAATGGGTCAAAAAGGCGCGCACACCTGTGATGTGATCTTTGATAATTGCGTCGTACCAGCGGAAGCGCTTATTGGCGGTGTTGAAGGTGTTGGCTTTAAAACGGCCATGAAAGTTCTTGATAAAGGGCGCTTGCATATTGCAGCAGCCAGTACTGGAGCTGCTACTCGCATGCTGAATGATGCACTCAATTATGCTGTCGAGCGTAAGCAATTCGGTCAACCGATTGCCAGTTTTCAGCTTATCCAAGGCATGCTCGCTGACTCAAAAGCAGAAATCTATGCTGCCAAATCCATGGTATTAGACGCTGCACGTTTGCGTGACGAAGGCAAAGACGTCGTTACTGAATCCTCATGCGCCAAAATGTTTGCCACTGAGATGTGTGGCCGTGTTGCTGATAGAGCGGTACAAATTCATGGCGGTGCTGGCTATATCGCAGACTACGGTATTGAACGTTTTTATCGTGATGTACGTCTATATCGTTTGTACGAAGGTACCACGCAAATTCAACAAGTCATCATTGCCCGCAATATGATTAAAGAAGCCAGCGAGTAA
- a CDS encoding enoyl-CoA hydratase produces MEEPLIICEKKGEGVSVVRLNRPKVRNALNSELRQQMADLFIQLNDDPQTKAIVLTGGDKVFAAGADINDFLTTSTVDMYLRHSERYWDAITNCQKPIIAAVNGYALGGGCELAMHADIIIAGKSAKFGQPEIKIGLMPGAGGTQRLFRAIGKHKAMKMVLTGDMISADEADTMGLVSEVVKDEATITRAIEIAEQLSQYSPIALAQIKEVANLGVDMPLEGALALERKAFQILFNTHDQKEGAKAFLEKRPAEYKGH; encoded by the coding sequence ATGGAAGAGCCGCTCATTATTTGTGAGAAAAAAGGAGAGGGTGTGAGTGTTGTTAGGCTCAATCGCCCCAAAGTGCGCAATGCACTAAACAGCGAGCTACGTCAGCAAATGGCAGATTTGTTCATTCAATTAAATGATGACCCACAAACCAAAGCGATCGTTCTTACTGGTGGTGACAAGGTGTTTGCCGCTGGTGCGGATATCAATGATTTCTTGACTACAAGTACAGTGGATATGTACCTGCGTCATAGTGAGCGCTATTGGGATGCCATTACTAACTGCCAAAAACCTATTATTGCTGCCGTCAATGGTTACGCTCTGGGCGGTGGCTGTGAGTTGGCCATGCATGCTGACATCATCATCGCAGGCAAGTCTGCCAAATTTGGTCAACCCGAAATCAAGATAGGACTCATGCCAGGTGCTGGCGGAACGCAGCGTTTGTTTCGCGCGATTGGCAAACATAAGGCCATGAAAATGGTACTAACGGGCGATATGATCAGCGCTGATGAGGCGGACACAATGGGGCTGGTATCTGAAGTCGTTAAAGATGAGGCTACTATCACACGCGCCATTGAGATTGCTGAGCAGCTATCACAGTACTCTCCCATTGCCTTAGCGCAAATCAAAGAAGTGGCAAATCTAGGTGTTGATATGCCTTTAGAAGGTGCGTTGGCTCTAGAGCGTAAGGCTTTCCAGATTTTGTTCAATACTCACGACCAAAAAGAAGGCGCTAAAGCCTTCCTAGAAAAGCGTCCTGCAGAATATAAAGGGCATTAA
- a CDS encoding 3-hydroxyacyl-CoA dehydrogenase has protein sequence MTVNTIAIIGTGIMGMGIAQTAAQAGIQVLLYDAKSGAAEQGRQSLQGTLEKLTAKGKFTDEQLQDTLSNLTVLQELSQIATAEIVVEAIIENLDIKKQLFAQLEGVVTADTILATNTSSLSVTAIAADCDHPERVAGFHFFNPVPLMKIVEVIPGLSTQQSVVDVLSDLAKRMGHLGVVAKDTPGFIVNHGGRAYGTEALKILGEGVTTFENIDRILREGAGFRMGPFELLDLTGIDVSHPVMESIYNQFYHEARYRPHPLTRQMLVGKKLGRKVGEGFYHYENGQKLSTVTTQDQSSEALISDAVITSVWVGADLAEDKNQLVDYLKSQGVAIDDNEKPNSDSLVLLAPYGEDTTNAAIRYQVDPKQAVAIDMLTGLAKHRTLMPSLITQERFVAQAYALFSKGLDNSEATKQPIVGATLIAESTGFVAQRVVAMVINLGCDIAMQGIASPEDIDNAVKLGLGYPYGPISWGDHLGASRVLLILERIYGLTGDPRYRPSPWLQRRAKLDMSLFTQQTKY, from the coding sequence ATGACTGTGAACACAATTGCCATTATAGGCACTGGTATTATGGGCATGGGTATTGCTCAAACTGCTGCTCAAGCTGGTATCCAAGTACTTTTATATGACGCCAAATCAGGCGCTGCTGAACAAGGACGACAATCCTTGCAAGGTACCCTCGAAAAACTAACTGCTAAAGGCAAGTTTACCGATGAGCAGCTACAGGATACTTTAAGTAATTTGACGGTACTACAAGAGCTTAGCCAAATTGCGACTGCTGAGATCGTGGTTGAAGCCATTATCGAAAATCTAGACATCAAAAAACAGCTTTTTGCCCAGTTAGAAGGTGTGGTCACTGCCGATACTATTTTGGCGACCAATACCTCTTCCTTATCAGTGACCGCAATTGCTGCTGACTGCGATCATCCGGAGCGCGTGGCAGGGTTTCACTTCTTTAATCCAGTCCCTTTGATGAAAATTGTAGAGGTCATTCCAGGTCTTTCTACTCAGCAATCAGTGGTTGACGTTCTCTCCGATTTGGCCAAACGTATGGGTCATCTAGGTGTGGTAGCAAAAGACACACCGGGTTTTATCGTCAATCATGGCGGTAGAGCGTACGGAACAGAAGCGTTAAAAATATTGGGTGAAGGGGTAACAACGTTTGAGAATATTGACCGAATTTTGCGTGAAGGCGCAGGATTTCGCATGGGGCCGTTTGAGCTGTTGGATCTCACTGGTATCGATGTGTCGCACCCCGTGATGGAGTCGATTTACAATCAGTTCTATCACGAAGCGCGCTATCGTCCGCATCCATTGACCCGTCAAATGCTAGTAGGTAAAAAGCTTGGTCGTAAGGTTGGTGAAGGGTTTTATCACTATGAAAACGGTCAGAAGTTGTCAACGGTCACTACTCAAGATCAGTCGTCCGAAGCACTCATATCTGATGCCGTTATTACCTCAGTTTGGGTTGGCGCTGATCTGGCAGAAGACAAAAATCAGCTGGTTGATTACCTAAAGTCTCAGGGTGTCGCGATCGATGACAACGAAAAACCAAACTCTGATAGTTTGGTGCTGCTCGCACCCTATGGCGAAGATACGACTAATGCTGCGATTCGTTATCAGGTCGACCCCAAGCAAGCCGTTGCCATTGATATGCTCACTGGACTAGCAAAGCATCGTACTTTGATGCCAAGTCTCATCACGCAGGAAAGATTTGTCGCACAAGCTTATGCGTTATTCAGTAAAGGCTTGGATAACAGTGAGGCAACCAAACAGCCTATAGTCGGTGCCACGCTGATTGCCGAAAGTACAGGCTTTGTGGCACAGCGTGTGGTCGCTATGGTGATTAACCTTGGTTGTGACATTGCTATGCAAGGGATTGCTTCACCTGAGGACATCGATAATGCCGTCAAGCTTGGGCTAGGTTATCCATATGGTCCTATCTCTTGGGGCGACCATCTTGGGGCCTCGCGTGTGCTGCTTATTTTAGAGCGCATCTACGGGCTGACAGGTGACCCACGTTATCGTCCAAGCCCTTGGCTGCAACGCCGCGCCAAGCTTGATATGTCATTGTTTACTCAGCAGACCAAATACTAA
- a CDS encoding 3-oxoadipyl-CoA thiolase yields MLDAYIYDGLRSPFGRYVGALATVRADDLVATVMKALVEKHQLSADIFDEVLLGSANQAGEDSRNIARNAALLAGLDVNTPGQTVNRLCASGLSTVVDAARSITCNEGDIILAGGVESMTRAPFVFAKTEQPFSRDFKVFDTTIGSRFPNPKIIEQFGSDTMPQTGDNVAQKYGITREEADKFAAASQAKYQAAKQAGFFDDEITPITVPQGKKLPAKVVIDDEHPRASSNIEALQKLKPLNKDGIVTAGNASGINDGAAALIIGSKQAEKKLGFKPIAKILSSGATGVEPNIMGVGPVEAIKLALKRADMTLEDMSVIEINEAFASQVLGCLKGLDIDFDDKRVNPNGGAIAVGHPLGASGARIALSTARELQRTGGKYAVVSLCIGIGQGLAMVIERV; encoded by the coding sequence ATGTTAGATGCCTATATTTATGATGGATTAAGAAGTCCTTTTGGTCGCTATGTTGGCGCATTAGCAACCGTACGTGCTGATGATTTGGTTGCTACCGTGATGAAAGCGTTGGTCGAAAAGCACCAACTATCTGCTGATATCTTTGATGAAGTGTTGCTAGGCAGTGCCAACCAAGCAGGTGAAGACTCTCGTAACATCGCGCGTAACGCGGCTTTGTTAGCAGGGTTGGATGTCAATACCCCAGGTCAGACAGTAAACCGTTTATGTGCGTCAGGTCTGTCCACTGTTGTCGATGCTGCTCGCAGTATTACGTGCAATGAAGGGGATATTATTTTAGCAGGTGGGGTCGAGTCGATGACACGTGCGCCGTTTGTATTTGCCAAGACAGAACAGCCTTTTAGCCGTGACTTTAAAGTATTTGATACAACCATTGGTAGCCGTTTTCCCAACCCAAAAATTATTGAGCAGTTCGGCAGTGATACCATGCCGCAGACGGGTGATAATGTTGCGCAGAAGTACGGTATTACGCGCGAGGAAGCCGATAAGTTTGCAGCAGCATCGCAAGCCAAGTACCAAGCTGCCAAGCAAGCAGGGTTTTTTGACGATGAGATAACACCTATCACCGTACCTCAAGGTAAGAAATTGCCTGCAAAAGTAGTCATAGATGATGAGCATCCGCGTGCCAGCTCTAATATTGAAGCACTACAAAAGCTCAAACCGTTAAACAAAGATGGAATCGTCACCGCAGGTAATGCTTCTGGCATCAATGATGGTGCTGCCGCGCTCATCATTGGCTCAAAGCAAGCAGAGAAAAAGCTAGGCTTTAAACCGATTGCCAAGATCTTATCATCAGGTGCAACGGGTGTTGAACCCAATATCATGGGCGTGGGTCCTGTCGAAGCGATTAAGCTAGCACTAAAGCGTGCGGATATGACCCTCGAGGACATGTCTGTCATTGAGATCAATGAAGCGTTTGCCTCACAGGTACTGGGTTGTCTAAAAGGGTTGGATATTGATTTTGATGATAAGCGTGTCAATCCCAATGGTGGCGCTATCGCTGTCGGCCATCCGCTTGGCGCATCAGGTGCCAGAATTGCCTTGAGTACTGCTCGAGAGCTACAGCGCACAGGTGGCAAATATGCCGTGGTTAGCTTGTGTATTGGTATTGGGCAAGGGCTTGCCATGGTGATAGAACGCGTTTGA
- a CDS encoding fatty acid--CoA ligase: protein MTTILNEHDNYHQAEEAYGFPLIIKQLLNRAKIASTNQTISYADKVTYTYAEFFKRINRLANVLKNMGLQAGDVVAVMDWDSHRYLEAYFAVPMSGMILQTVNVRLSEEKVLYTVNHAAPKALLLNAEFAPMIKDYRADAPSIEHVMWADDVENDKAGGNEAELPDYVDGEYEALLAAASDEFDFPDFDENTIATTFYTSGTTGDPKGVFFTHRQIVLQTMASTLSTALNAEGQGVRYNDVYMPMTPLFHVHAWCWPYGATMIGLKQIYPGRYNPGALVDLIENHKVTLSHGVPTILQMLLKEMAARGRKFNGLKLMVGGSKINKGLAKNAIDMGVEFMPGFGMSESCPVLARAVFNDKTTAMSIEEQLNYRCLSGSPIMLVSMEIWDENGKPQPMDGKSTGELVIRAPWLTQSYFKNPDAGNELWKGGWMHTQDIACMTADGTLSITDRLKDVIKSGGEWVSSLEVETILSFHPSVADIAVIGVPDERWGERPLALIVLKPDHVDTKMEDILALGHQAVERGHLPKYGVPSEVRFLPDMPKTSVGKLDKKRMRSMYSENLI from the coding sequence ATGACAACCATACTCAACGAACACGATAACTACCATCAAGCCGAAGAAGCGTATGGATTTCCGTTAATTATAAAACAGCTACTAAACCGCGCCAAGATTGCTTCCACCAACCAAACTATCAGTTATGCCGACAAAGTCACTTATACCTATGCTGAGTTTTTTAAGCGTATTAATCGCTTGGCCAATGTATTAAAAAATATGGGCTTGCAGGCAGGTGACGTGGTCGCGGTCATGGACTGGGATAGTCATCGTTACCTTGAGGCATACTTTGCAGTACCAATGTCGGGCATGATTTTGCAAACCGTTAATGTACGTTTATCTGAAGAAAAAGTGCTATATACCGTCAACCATGCTGCGCCAAAAGCCTTATTGTTGAATGCTGAATTTGCGCCGATGATTAAAGACTATCGTGCCGATGCGCCTTCTATCGAGCATGTAATGTGGGCTGATGATGTAGAGAATGATAAAGCAGGTGGTAATGAAGCTGAGCTGCCTGACTATGTCGATGGCGAATATGAGGCGCTATTAGCAGCTGCTAGTGACGAGTTTGACTTCCCAGACTTTGACGAAAACACTATTGCTACGACATTCTATACCAGTGGTACGACAGGCGATCCAAAAGGCGTTTTCTTTACCCATCGACAGATTGTACTACAGACGATGGCAAGTACGTTATCAACAGCGCTTAATGCTGAAGGACAAGGTGTTCGCTATAACGATGTCTATATGCCAATGACGCCTTTATTCCATGTTCATGCATGGTGCTGGCCATATGGTGCCACCATGATAGGACTCAAGCAAATTTATCCAGGGCGATACAATCCAGGGGCACTGGTTGACCTGATTGAAAATCATAAGGTTACATTATCACATGGCGTTCCAACAATTTTACAAATGTTACTCAAGGAGATGGCAGCCCGAGGACGCAAATTTAATGGTCTTAAGCTGATGGTAGGTGGTTCTAAAATAAATAAAGGCTTGGCTAAGAATGCTATTGATATGGGTGTAGAGTTTATGCCTGGTTTTGGCATGTCAGAATCTTGTCCAGTATTAGCTAGAGCAGTATTCAATGATAAAACAACTGCAATGTCCATAGAAGAACAGCTCAATTATCGTTGCCTATCAGGTTCACCCATTATGCTAGTTTCGATGGAAATCTGGGATGAAAACGGTAAGCCACAACCCATGGATGGCAAATCGACAGGCGAGCTTGTGATACGCGCGCCGTGGTTGACACAAAGTTATTTCAAAAATCCTGATGCAGGTAATGAGTTATGGAAAGGCGGCTGGATGCATACTCAAGACATCGCCTGTATGACCGCTGATGGCACACTAAGCATCACAGACAGGCTCAAAGATGTCATTAAATCCGGTGGCGAATGGGTATCCTCGCTTGAAGTCGAAACGATTTTGTCCTTTCATCCTAGCGTCGCTGATATCGCAGTGATTGGTGTGCCAGATGAGCGCTGGGGCGAGCGTCCCTTGGCATTGATCGTGCTAAAACCAGACCATGTTGACACAAAAATGGAAGATATTTTGGCACTGGGTCATCAAGCAGTAGAAAGAGGCCATCTGCCAAAATATGGCGTCCCAAGCGAAGTGAGGTTTTTGCCAGACATGCCAAAAACCAGCGTTGGTAAACTTGATAAAAAACGCATGCGTTCGATGTACTCAGAAAATCTTATCTAG
- a CDS encoding acyl-CoA thioesterase, producing MEAAPTFPEIQEIVTSDDNHPLNDFTVIYPQQVEWGDMDSFGHVNNVVYYEYAQNARIYYNRRLGLFNEQTSSVMAASSCRYLKSVAYPDELWIGVKVKKIGNSSLIHEYTYYSTVQKTVVAIGESVLVYLDKLSGQKKPINESQKDAIAVLENIKHQPKT from the coding sequence ATGGAAGCTGCGCCTACGTTCCCAGAAATACAAGAGATTGTCACAAGCGACGACAATCACCCATTGAACGACTTTACGGTTATTTATCCTCAGCAAGTGGAGTGGGGTGATATGGACTCCTTTGGTCATGTCAATAATGTGGTTTATTACGAATATGCTCAAAATGCTCGTATCTACTACAACAGGCGGCTTGGTTTATTTAACGAACAGACGTCTTCGGTGATGGCAGCCTCGTCATGTCGATACCTCAAATCGGTTGCCTATCCTGATGAATTATGGATTGGCGTCAAGGTCAAAAAAATCGGTAATTCAAGTCTGATTCATGAATATACCTACTATAGTACGGTGCAGAAAACTGTCGTTGCAATCGGTGAGTCGGTGTTGGTATATCTCGATAAATTGAGTGGGCAAAAAAAGCCTATCAATGAGTCACAAAAAGACGCGATTGCTGTGTTAGAGAATATCAAACATCAGCCTAAAACATAA
- a CDS encoding glycosyltransferase family 2 protein — protein sequence MTIQSTSNASTTSETVPMTVITTCYGRNRHLYNLLSSLENSSVKPAEVIIVNDDADPNRLAEFSLNIVKLPTTVKSAVNDGSDTTTSEFDIGHNRNLGALQATHDMLIFLDVDCIVAPTFIEQMYKKLLQYPSALLMGQPRYLTRPLSLEENAQLKINHLPFSVLDKLSVYNPYRYNFDGADSYPTKTEQTTIKQTDDYGAFWSLCFAIKRQTFDKIGGFDTQYTGYGAEDTDFAFTARRLGIDFYLTADIAYHQQHSVYRPPLNHLDSIIVNANRFYQKWHCWPMAGWLSQFSDMRLIDWTEEQSLPIAIQREPNDKEVELSHCPDAPYV from the coding sequence ATGACCATTCAGTCAACGAGTAACGCTAGCACGACTTCTGAGACTGTACCGATGACCGTCATTACGACCTGCTATGGTCGTAATCGTCATCTCTATAACCTACTCAGCAGTCTAGAAAATAGTAGTGTAAAGCCAGCCGAAGTCATTATTGTCAACGATGACGCTGACCCCAATCGGTTAGCTGAATTTTCATTGAATATCGTGAAGTTACCGACTACGGTCAAATCAGCTGTGAATGATGGTAGCGATACTACAACTTCAGAGTTTGATATCGGACATAATCGCAATCTTGGGGCACTGCAGGCAACTCACGATATGCTGATTTTTTTGGACGTTGATTGTATCGTAGCGCCTACGTTTATTGAGCAAATGTATAAGAAGCTTCTGCAATATCCTAGTGCGCTTTTGATGGGTCAACCGCGCTATCTAACGCGACCATTATCATTAGAAGAAAATGCACAATTAAAAATTAATCATCTGCCTTTCTCTGTTTTAGACAAGCTGTCTGTCTATAACCCTTATCGTTATAATTTTGATGGAGCTGACTCATATCCTACTAAAACAGAGCAAACAACTATCAAACAAACTGATGATTACGGTGCATTTTGGAGCCTATGCTTCGCTATCAAGCGCCAGACTTTTGATAAAATTGGCGGTTTTGACACCCAATATACAGGTTATGGCGCAGAGGATACCGATTTTGCTTTTACAGCACGTCGGTTAGGTATCGATTTTTACCTTACTGCTGATATCGCTTATCATCAGCAGCATAGTGTCTACCGGCCACCTCTTAATCATTTGGACAGTATCATTGTCAATGCCAATCGCTTCTATCAAAAATGGCACTGTTGGCCCATGGCAGGATGGTTGTCACAGTTTTCCGACATGAGGCTAATTGATTGGACAGAGGAACAGTCGTTACCGATAGCCATACAACGAGAGCCTAATGACAAAGAGGTGGAGCTTTCTCATTGTCCAGACGCTCCTTATGTTTAA
- a CDS encoding glycosyltransferase, producing the protein MIRSSNSPLRIAIIAHSLYPIAQPYAGGLEMITQLICDELVAQGHEVLLYAHKDSETKATLVPLLTRHEFNKMVYDNEHETVAMGREEMYQYLTYQTALRDIIERDERGEIDIVHNHSLHHIPMMTGQAFGERFFTTFHTPIFPQLRLALLTLRAGTTTQFTAISKHQQQLFAEFVPSQVVYNGIDVESFVANTESLGNDVTSDDEVYFWYGRICPEKGTHLAMRYCMEAGKKLIIAGPKSNEDYFNQKVAPLLFKDSKSGDEKLFSYVGHVTKDEINNYLCQATAMLFTSTWDEPYGLTLAESLACGTPVIGFDAGASAEIITPETGVIVPKKDKAAFINGFATIKNISRQACRDRALQFCSVSAMVDGYLALYQAALKNRTALIKDNSESYINSINSYELSDFTKDSLQFFNQAIQAPVETDNDLVSFSEGS; encoded by the coding sequence ATGATTAGGTCTTCGAATTCACCGCTACGTATTGCCATTATTGCGCATTCACTGTATCCCATTGCCCAGCCTTATGCAGGTGGTCTAGAAATGATTACCCAATTGATTTGTGATGAATTGGTGGCACAAGGTCATGAGGTATTGCTTTACGCTCATAAAGATAGCGAGACGAAAGCAACGTTGGTGCCATTATTGACTCGTCATGAGTTTAATAAGATGGTCTATGATAATGAGCATGAAACGGTCGCCATGGGCCGTGAAGAGATGTACCAATATCTCACTTATCAGACAGCCTTACGAGATATTATCGAACGTGATGAGCGCGGTGAGATTGATATCGTACATAATCACAGTCTGCATCACATTCCGATGATGACAGGCCAAGCATTTGGCGAAAGGTTTTTTACCACTTTTCACACGCCTATTTTTCCACAGTTACGTTTGGCACTTTTGACGCTGCGCGCTGGTACAACCACTCAGTTTACAGCGATCAGTAAGCATCAACAGCAGTTGTTTGCTGAATTTGTCCCCTCACAAGTGGTATACAACGGTATCGACGTCGAATCCTTTGTTGCCAATACTGAATCCCTTGGCAATGATGTTACTAGCGATGACGAGGTATATTTTTGGTATGGTCGCATCTGCCCTGAAAAAGGCACTCACTTAGCCATGCGGTACTGCATGGAAGCTGGAAAAAAACTTATCATTGCAGGACCTAAAAGCAACGAAGACTACTTCAATCAAAAAGTAGCCCCTTTGTTGTTTAAAGACAGTAAGAGTGGCGATGAGAAACTATTCAGTTATGTAGGTCATGTCACCAAGGACGAGATTAATAATTACTTGTGCCAAGCAACTGCCATGCTATTTACCAGCACTTGGGACGAGCCATACGGACTGACCTTAGCTGAGAGTCTGGCATGTGGCACACCAGTCATTGGTTTCGATGCTGGAGCCAGTGCCGAAATTATTACACCAGAGACAGGAGTCATCGTACCTAAGAAAGACAAAGCCGCCTTTATCAATGGCTTTGCTACGATTAAAAACATATCACGTCAAGCTTGCCGTGACCGTGCTTTACAGTTTTGTTCAGTGTCAGCCATGGTAGACGGCTATCTGGCACTATATCAAGCAGCGTTAAAAAATAGAACTGCGTTGATAAAAGATAATTCAGAAAGTTATATCAACAGTATCAACAGCTATGAGCTGTCTGATTTTACAAAAGACTCCCTGCAATTTTTTAATCAAGCCATTCAAGCGCCAGTTGAAACTGATAATGATCTTGTTAGCTTTTCTGAGGGGTCGTAA
- a CDS encoding glycosyltransferase family 2 protein produces MTANTPEALTSAALSFQLMTRAEPPELVIATIKSLLAVKEARDEILIIDNNNKETSLYEPLAAFCQSLDAKLNVHFYHIDRVEGFKAGALNLALGLMSPDCSHIVVVDSDYQALPHARASIMQAIAQYPEHTLLQFPQFYRNEGQLDAHSELNHYFNHHLYRPFNRNRALSTGTYAVIRRSDLLSIGGWSGASITEDAQMGVLMHRQGFRSQFVPEVIATGLLPNTLDDLICQRRRWIYGNMQVLTDYLSVPTNSPVRYVSESKSMSEHLAYIRAHLSQLSAWVNFTGFFILLHICSLLVMVDMLLINNANMSMLTPLYVVYAGYAFFILRRLWAYCRDQSPLNQQVDDNHQTRFGRKIRAWLMHLNFWEIGALSWLPVLWGREKPFVCTPKQNYIQNRQSLFLKNIAALPKILLILNTITAIVVAPFSPLYSPVLFMCAAAVCILKLSAAKVAIDNFADARADISSMSKVLKQTLKVAHEKKTTITTSYATSLFKDKKTIDS; encoded by the coding sequence ATGACTGCTAACACACCAGAAGCTTTGACTAGCGCAGCACTCAGTTTTCAATTGATGACGCGAGCTGAGCCTCCAGAGTTGGTTATTGCCACGATAAAGTCGTTATTAGCAGTAAAAGAAGCACGCGATGAGATATTGATTATCGATAACAATAATAAAGAGACGTCGTTATATGAGCCGTTGGCAGCATTTTGCCAAAGCTTAGACGCTAAGTTAAATGTCCACTTTTATCACATTGATCGTGTCGAAGGATTCAAAGCGGGTGCTTTGAACTTGGCACTTGGGTTGATGAGTCCAGACTGTAGTCACATTGTGGTGGTTGATAGTGATTACCAAGCATTACCACATGCTAGAGCCTCTATCATGCAGGCTATCGCCCAATATCCTGAGCATACCCTACTTCAGTTTCCGCAGTTTTATCGTAATGAAGGACAGCTGGATGCGCATAGCGAGTTGAATCACTATTTTAATCATCATCTGTACCGCCCTTTTAATCGTAATCGCGCCTTATCAACGGGTACTTACGCCGTCATTCGACGCTCGGATCTTTTGAGTATAGGAGGCTGGTCAGGCGCTTCTATCACTGAAGATGCTCAAATGGGCGTGCTTATGCATCGACAAGGTTTTCGCAGTCAGTTTGTGCCAGAAGTTATTGCCACAGGCTTACTACCTAACACACTAGATGACCTAATATGTCAACGCCGACGTTGGATCTACGGCAATATGCAAGTGCTCACGGATTACCTCTCAGTTCCGACCAACTCTCCAGTTCGGTATGTCTCGGAATCTAAAAGTATGAGTGAACATTTAGCATATATACGCGCTCATCTGTCTCAATTAAGTGCTTGGGTAAACTTCACGGGGTTCTTTATCCTTTTGCATATCTGCTCATTACTGGTGATGGTTGATATGCTTTTAATAAATAACGCTAACATGTCGATGCTTACCCCTCTATATGTGGTTTATGCAGGTTATGCCTTTTTCATCCTTAGACGGTTGTGGGCATATTGCCGTGATCAATCGCCTCTCAATCAACAAGTAGATGACAACCATCAGACACGTTTTGGTAGAAAAATACGTGCATGGTTGATGCATTTAAACTTTTGGGAGATTGGTGCCTTATCATGGCTTCCGGTGCTGTGGGGACGAGAGAAACCTTTTGTCTGTACGCCAAAACAAAACTATATCCAAAATCGTCAGTCATTATTCCTTAAGAATATAGCGGCGTTACCAAAAATTTTACTGATACTAAATACCATTACAGCCATAGTTGTAGCGCCATTTTCACCGCTCTATTCGCCAGTACTGTTTATGTGTGCAGCGGCAGTTTGTATTCTTAAACTAAGCGCAGCCAAGGTAGCAATAGATAATTTCGCTGATGCTCGAGCAGATATATCGAGTATGAGTAAGGTTCTAAAACAAACTTTAAAGGTAGCCCATGAAAAAAAGACGACTATCACGACATCTTATGCAACGTCTTTATTTAAAGATAAAAAAACCATCGACTCGTAA